Proteins encoded together in one Chitinophaga varians window:
- the yidC gene encoding membrane protein insertase YidC, whose product MDRNSVIGFLLLGVLLVGYIFYNQKQQGTIAREKARQDSIANLNKPKAPVADSLMATANGGTLDSAHQAQLAGEFGLFATAAVAPVQTTVMENDDVKVTFSNKGGQPISVQLKKFKTSEGGPLMLAQGSFNRLSVEVPASATKVLNSADLFFTAGPVQKLADGGQSISYRLNTSNPAVYLEFVYGIKPGSYIVNYNVHAVGFQNILPGNQNYLTLQWNSQNDKQEHDMENERLNNQVHYMFANDKHDYFTLQRTSHEKLDNKLKWISVKQQFFNTTLIAKSGSFDAADVNTKVPQSGNIVGQAFTSLTIPYNRANDFSFPIDIYYGPNHYKTLKSFDLGLEKIIPLGSGIFAFVKYVNKWIIIPVFNFLSGFIGNYGVIIILLTIFIRLLIAPFTYQSYVSQAKMKVLKPEIDELRAKHGDDQQAFGMDQMKLFKSAGVNPLGGCLPALLQLPILVAMYSFFPSSIELRQESFLWAKDLSTYDSILNLPFNVPFYGNHVSLFTILMTITSLVLAFYNRGMTDQSNPVMKYMPYIMPIMLLGIFNRLAAALTFYYFLSNVISILLQWVLQTFVINHDKIHAQIQENKKKPVSKSKWQEKLEEVQRRQQDMQQRKK is encoded by the coding sequence ATGGATAGAAATTCGGTTATTGGGTTTTTACTGTTAGGTGTTTTACTGGTAGGATATATTTTCTATAACCAGAAACAACAGGGAACCATCGCCAGGGAGAAAGCCCGGCAGGATTCCATTGCAAATCTGAACAAGCCTAAAGCGCCTGTTGCCGATTCACTGATGGCCACTGCTAACGGAGGAACACTGGATTCAGCCCACCAGGCTCAACTGGCCGGCGAATTTGGTCTTTTTGCCACCGCTGCGGTAGCACCGGTGCAGACAACAGTGATGGAAAACGATGATGTTAAAGTTACCTTCTCTAATAAAGGTGGTCAGCCAATCAGTGTTCAGCTGAAAAAATTCAAGACTTCTGAAGGCGGTCCATTAATGCTGGCACAGGGATCTTTTAACCGTCTCTCTGTAGAAGTACCTGCCAGCGCCACTAAAGTGCTGAACAGCGCTGACCTGTTTTTCACTGCCGGCCCTGTACAGAAACTGGCAGACGGCGGACAGTCCATCAGCTATCGCCTGAATACTTCCAATCCTGCGGTATACCTGGAATTTGTGTACGGTATTAAACCTGGCAGCTACATCGTTAATTATAATGTGCATGCTGTTGGTTTCCAGAACATCCTGCCAGGCAATCAGAACTACCTGACCCTGCAATGGAACAGCCAGAACGACAAACAGGAGCATGACATGGAGAACGAGCGCCTCAACAACCAGGTGCACTACATGTTTGCCAACGATAAACATGACTATTTCACGCTGCAACGTACCAGCCACGAAAAACTGGACAACAAACTGAAATGGATCAGCGTAAAGCAACAGTTCTTCAATACCACCCTGATCGCTAAAAGCGGCAGCTTCGACGCGGCAGACGTGAACACCAAAGTGCCACAGAGCGGCAATATCGTGGGACAGGCCTTCACCTCCCTCACGATCCCTTACAACCGCGCCAATGATTTCTCTTTCCCGATTGATATCTACTATGGCCCTAACCACTACAAAACACTGAAGTCTTTCGATCTGGGCCTGGAAAAAATCATTCCGCTGGGCTCCGGTATCTTCGCCTTCGTAAAATATGTGAACAAATGGATCATCATCCCGGTGTTTAACTTCCTCAGCGGATTTATCGGTAACTATGGTGTGATCATCATCCTGCTCACTATCTTCATTCGTTTGCTGATTGCGCCTTTCACTTACCAGAGCTATGTGTCTCAGGCCAAGATGAAAGTGCTGAAACCGGAAATCGATGAGCTGCGCGCCAAACACGGCGATGACCAGCAGGCTTTCGGTATGGACCAGATGAAACTGTTCAAGAGCGCCGGTGTGAACCCGCTGGGCGGCTGTTTACCAGCCCTGCTGCAGCTGCCGATCCTGGTGGCCATGTACAGCTTCTTCCCGTCTTCCATTGAGCTGCGCCAGGAAAGCTTCCTGTGGGCAAAAGACTTGTCTACTTACGACTCTATCCTGAACCTGCCGTTCAACGTGCCTTTCTATGGCAACCACGTGAGCCTGTTCACCATCCTGATGACCATCACGAGCCTGGTCCTGGCCTTCTACAACCGTGGTATGACTGATCAGAGCAATCCGGTGATGAAGTACATGCCTTACATCATGCCTATCATGCTGTTGGGTATCTTCAACCGCCTGGCTGCCGCGCTTACTTTCTACTACTTCCTGTCCAACGTGATCAGCATCCTGCTGCAATGGGTGCTCCAGACTTTTGTCATCAACCACGACAAGATCCACGCACAGATCCAGGAGAACAAGAAAAAGCCTGTTTCCAAATCCAAATGGCAGGAAAAGCTGGAAGAAGTTCAGCGCCGCCAGCAGGACATGCAACAGCGTAAAAAATAA
- a CDS encoding CTP synthase, translating to MAKYIFVTGGVTSSLGKGIIAASLAKLLQARGFRVTIQKFDPYINVDPGTLNPYEHGECYVTEDGAETDLDLGHYERFLNTPTSQANNVTTGRIYQTVINKEREGAYLGKTVQVIPHITDEIKRRILLLGKDGKYDIVITELGGTVGDIESLPYIEAVRQLQWELGEEDCLVVHLTLIPYLRAAKELKTKPTQHSVRLLSEYGVHPDIIVCRTEEPMYRDLKKKIALFCNVQVDAVIEANDVPTIYEVPLEMMREKLDVSVLKRLNLPVEKEPELTKWREFLDKLKYPKSKVTIGLIGKYVELQDAYKSILESFIHAGSLNECKVIVQNIHSEHITQENVCEKLKNLDGLLVAPGFGHRGIEGKIVAIQYARENNLPFFGICLGMQMSVVEFSRNVLGWKDAHSVEMNPDTSHPVINLMEEQKKVTAKGGTMRLGAYTCDLTPGSRASEIYGGATTISERHRHRYEFNNEYLEQIEKAGMIPSGKNPESGLVEMIEIPGHPFFVGSQFHPELKSTVESPAPLFVSFIKAAKQYAENKNGKTKVAEEKIAQ from the coding sequence ATGGCAAAATATATCTTCGTTACGGGAGGTGTTACTTCCTCTTTGGGTAAAGGAATTATAGCTGCTTCGCTGGCAAAACTCTTGCAGGCGCGCGGCTTTAGAGTGACTATTCAGAAGTTCGATCCATATATCAACGTGGATCCGGGAACGTTAAACCCTTATGAGCACGGGGAATGTTACGTAACAGAAGATGGCGCGGAAACCGATCTGGACCTCGGACACTATGAGCGTTTCCTGAACACGCCTACGTCCCAGGCCAACAATGTTACCACCGGCCGTATTTATCAGACTGTTATCAACAAGGAAAGAGAAGGCGCCTACCTGGGCAAAACCGTACAGGTGATCCCGCACATCACTGATGAAATCAAACGTCGTATCCTCCTGTTGGGCAAAGACGGCAAATATGATATCGTGATTACTGAGCTGGGCGGTACCGTGGGCGATATTGAATCGCTCCCTTATATTGAGGCTGTACGTCAGCTGCAATGGGAACTGGGCGAAGAAGACTGCCTGGTGGTACACCTCACCCTTATTCCTTACCTGCGCGCAGCGAAGGAACTCAAAACCAAACCTACTCAGCACTCAGTGCGCCTGTTGAGCGAATATGGCGTTCATCCGGACATCATCGTTTGCCGTACGGAAGAGCCGATGTACCGCGATCTGAAAAAGAAAATCGCCCTGTTTTGTAACGTACAGGTAGATGCGGTGATTGAAGCGAATGATGTACCGACCATCTACGAAGTGCCGCTGGAAATGATGCGCGAAAAACTGGACGTTTCAGTACTGAAAAGACTGAACCTGCCTGTGGAAAAAGAGCCAGAGCTCACCAAATGGCGTGAATTCCTGGACAAGCTCAAATATCCGAAATCCAAAGTGACCATCGGTCTGATCGGTAAATATGTAGAGCTGCAGGATGCTTACAAATCTATTCTCGAATCATTTATACATGCCGGTTCACTCAACGAGTGCAAGGTAATTGTACAGAATATTCACTCTGAGCATATTACACAGGAAAATGTGTGCGAAAAGCTGAAAAACCTCGATGGTCTGCTGGTAGCGCCGGGCTTCGGTCACCGCGGCATCGAAGGTAAAATTGTGGCTATTCAGTATGCCCGTGAAAACAACCTGCCTTTCTTTGGTATCTGCCTTGGTATGCAGATGAGCGTCGTGGAATTCTCCCGCAACGTGCTCGGCTGGAAAGACGCGCACTCCGTGGAAATGAACCCCGACACTTCCCATCCGGTGATCAACCTGATGGAAGAACAGAAAAAAGTGACCGCCAAAGGTGGTACCATGCGCCTGGGCGCTTATACCTGCGACCTCACACCGGGTTCCAGGGCTTCTGAAATTTATGGCGGCGCTACTACCATCAGCGAAAGACACCGTCACCGCTATGAGTTCAACAACGAATACCTGGAGCAGATCGAAAAAGCCGGTATGATTCCTTCCGGTAAAAACCCTGAAAGCGGTCTCGTGGAAATGATCGAAATCCCGGGACATCCTTTCTTTGTGGGCTCCCAGTTCCACCCTGAGCTGAAAAGCACCGTGGAAAGCCCTGCACCGCTCTTCGTGTCGTTTATTAAAGCCGCTAAACAATACGCGGAAAATAAAAACGGTAAAACGAAGGTGGCAGAAGAAAAAATCGCCCAGTAA
- a CDS encoding acyl-CoA thioesterase, with protein sequence MTLTPKRAQDSLIQMTELVLPNDTNTFGNLMGGRLMYWMDIAAALACMKHCSAPVVTASVDNISFENPIKLGNVVHIEAKVSRAFNTSMEVHMRVWGEDPVQQYRYKSNEAFMTFVALDPNGNSRPVPGIITDTEEEKRLYDGALRRRQLRLILGGKMKPEDADELKALFFDK encoded by the coding sequence ATGACTTTAACGCCTAAGAGAGCGCAGGACTCGCTCATACAGATGACGGAACTCGTTCTGCCCAACGATACCAATACTTTCGGCAACCTCATGGGAGGCCGCCTGATGTACTGGATGGACATTGCTGCCGCACTGGCCTGTATGAAACACTGCAGCGCCCCTGTGGTCACCGCCTCCGTAGATAATATTTCTTTCGAGAACCCCATTAAACTGGGCAATGTGGTACATATAGAAGCCAAAGTAAGCCGCGCCTTCAATACTTCCATGGAAGTACACATGCGCGTGTGGGGAGAAGACCCGGTACAACAATACCGCTACAAATCCAATGAAGCTTTTATGACATTTGTGGCCCTTGACCCTAACGGTAACTCCCGCCCCGTTCCCGGCATTATCACCGACACGGAAGAGGAAAAAAGATTATATGACGGCGCCCTCCGCCGCCGCCAGCTACGCCTTATCCTGGGCGGTAAAATGAAACCGGAGGATGCAGACGAACTGAAAGCGCTGTTCTTCGATAAATAA
- a CDS encoding HD domain-containing protein, protein MQNNQEIIDATVAYVKASLEGAEGGHDWWHIYRVWQLSRQIAAHETADMLVVELGALLHDIADSKFHNGDETIGPARARAFMVAQGLSEEIIVHVENIIRYISFKGGHNDNAFRSPELSVVQDADRLDAIGAVGIARAFNYGGFKNRAIYDPTVKPNMVMTREEYKTNTAPTINHFYEKLLLLKDRMNTHTGKAMAAERHQFMEMFLEQFYKETGF, encoded by the coding sequence ATGCAAAATAATCAGGAAATCATTGATGCCACCGTAGCCTATGTGAAGGCATCGCTGGAAGGAGCGGAAGGAGGCCACGACTGGTGGCATATTTACAGGGTATGGCAATTGTCCCGGCAGATTGCCGCCCATGAAACCGCCGACATGCTGGTAGTGGAGCTGGGCGCGTTGTTGCATGATATTGCGGATTCCAAGTTCCATAACGGCGATGAGACCATTGGTCCCGCCCGCGCCCGTGCCTTCATGGTAGCGCAGGGATTGTCCGAGGAGATCATCGTTCATGTGGAAAACATCATCCGGTATATTTCATTCAAAGGCGGTCACAATGACAATGCTTTCCGTTCCCCGGAACTAAGCGTGGTACAGGATGCTGACCGGCTGGACGCCATTGGCGCCGTGGGCATCGCCAGGGCCTTCAACTACGGCGGGTTTAAGAACCGCGCCATTTATGACCCCACAGTGAAACCTAATATGGTGATGACGAGAGAGGAATATAAAACCAACACAGCGCCTACCATTAATCACTTCTACGAAAAACTGTTGTTGCTGAAAGACCGGATGAACACCCATACGGGCAAAGCCATGGCGGCGGAGCGGCATCAGTTTATGGAAATGTTCCTGGAGCAGTTTTATAAAGAGACCGGCTTCTGA
- a CDS encoding DUF488 domain-containing protein — translation MIQVKRVYEDFSESDGYRILVDRLWPRGLSKDKAHVDEWLKDIAPSEALRKWFHHEDGKFAEFRTRYLAELKEKKDLLEDIRQRARHHRVTLLYGAKDTVHNQAQVLLEVLKG, via the coding sequence ATGATACAGGTTAAACGCGTATATGAAGATTTTTCCGAAAGCGACGGATACCGGATCCTGGTAGACCGCCTGTGGCCGCGGGGACTGTCCAAAGATAAAGCCCATGTGGACGAGTGGTTGAAAGACATAGCGCCGAGCGAGGCCCTGCGGAAATGGTTTCATCATGAGGACGGGAAATTTGCAGAGTTCCGTACCCGTTATCTGGCAGAGCTGAAAGAGAAAAAGGATTTGCTGGAGGATATCCGGCAGCGGGCCAGACATCACCGGGTAACATTATTGTACGGGGCTAAAGATACGGTCCACAACCAGGCGCAGGTACTGCTGGAAGTGCTGAAGGGTTAA
- a CDS encoding bifunctional precorrin-2 dehydrogenase/sirohydrochlorin ferrochelatase, which produces MENQLFPVFFKLNRLHVLVVGGGHIGLEKANAILQNCAESNITVVSLDFLPELQDIARQYPNVELIRKPFSCGDLLGKDLVIAATNDKTLNYTVWEKAKGAKVLINVADTPELCDFYLGSIVQKGNLKIAISTNGKSPTVAKRLKQVLQEAIPDALDEVLNKLHIIRDKLKGDFAAKVKQLNNITEVLVKPENENA; this is translated from the coding sequence ATGGAAAATCAGTTATTTCCGGTTTTTTTTAAGCTCAACCGCCTCCACGTCCTCGTGGTAGGCGGTGGCCATATTGGGCTGGAGAAAGCAAATGCCATCCTGCAAAACTGCGCGGAAAGCAATATCACCGTCGTATCGCTGGACTTTCTGCCTGAACTGCAAGACATCGCCCGGCAGTATCCCAATGTGGAGCTTATCCGCAAACCTTTCTCCTGCGGGGACCTGCTGGGAAAAGATCTGGTCATTGCCGCCACAAATGACAAAACATTAAATTATACCGTCTGGGAAAAAGCGAAAGGCGCCAAAGTACTGATCAATGTGGCAGATACGCCGGAGCTGTGTGACTTCTACCTGGGATCTATTGTGCAGAAAGGAAACCTGAAGATTGCCATCTCCACCAACGGCAAATCGCCCACCGTGGCCAAACGGCTCAAACAGGTATTGCAGGAGGCCATCCCCGATGCCCTTGATGAAGTATTAAATAAATTACATATCATCCGTGACAAGCTGAAAGGCGACTTCGCCGCCAAAGTAAAACAGCTGAACAATATCACGGAGGTGCTTGTGAAACCGGAAAACGAAAACGCCTGA
- the cobA gene encoding uroporphyrinogen-III C-methyltransferase, with product MQQIQPKLTLVGAGPGDPELITVKGMKAIQEAKVILYDALSSNELLDYAPAGCLRRFVGKRAGMHVYSQDEINRMIVKYALSYGSVVRLKGGDSFVFGRGQEEIAFAQQFGITAEVVPGISSAISVPGVNKIPVTARNVSEGFWVITGNTRNGNLSRDLEYAIQANTTVVILMGMSKLAEIAGIFANSGRGDTPAAIIQNGTLPNQQIGMGRVADLQEIAAAQQLCNPAIIVVGEVVRFHEDFATLQSKVAEELKIAV from the coding sequence ATGCAACAGATACAACCGAAACTCACATTGGTAGGCGCCGGTCCCGGCGATCCGGAACTGATTACCGTGAAAGGAATGAAAGCTATTCAGGAAGCGAAGGTGATCCTCTACGATGCCCTCTCCAGCAACGAACTGCTGGATTACGCTCCTGCCGGTTGCCTCCGCCGCTTTGTCGGAAAACGTGCTGGCATGCATGTGTATTCCCAGGATGAAATCAACCGCATGATTGTAAAATATGCGCTCAGCTACGGCAGCGTGGTAAGGCTCAAAGGCGGCGACTCTTTCGTGTTTGGCCGCGGTCAGGAGGAAATAGCATTTGCCCAACAATTTGGCATCACGGCAGAAGTAGTACCGGGCATCTCCAGTGCTATTTCTGTCCCGGGTGTCAATAAAATCCCGGTAACCGCCCGCAATGTCAGCGAAGGCTTCTGGGTGATCACCGGCAATACCCGCAATGGTAACCTCTCCCGCGACCTGGAATACGCTATCCAGGCCAACACCACCGTGGTAATTCTCATGGGCATGAGCAAACTGGCGGAAATTGCCGGCATCTTTGCCAACAGTGGCAGAGGCGATACCCCCGCCGCTATTATCCAGAACGGAACACTGCCCAACCAGCAAATCGGTATGGGCCGCGTGGCCGACCTGCAGGAAATTGCAGCTGCGCAACAGTTATGCAATCCGGCTATCATAGTGGTAGGGGAGGTAGTACGATTTCATGAAGATTTTGCCACCCTGCAGTCTAAAGTAGCCGAAGAACTCAAAATCGCTGTATAA
- a CDS encoding HEPN domain-containing protein: MQSFRTELENPIVQQDIIDLEKKIRLFREGAITDEKFRSLRLARGVYGQRQPGVQMVRIKLPYGKMTLQQWKRITEVSDEYATSNLHLTTRQDVQIHYVSLDRTPELWHTLEQDEITIREACGNTVRNITASDRAGIDPEEPFDITPYADATFRYFLRNPVSQEMGRKIKIAFSSSEKDTAWAFMHDFGMIPKVKIIDGKEVRGFKVLVGGGLGAQPFLAKPVYEFLETDLLIPYIENVLRVFDRYGERTSRNKARMKFLIQKIGMEEFERLVKEEYKAVKVKSVPVDADAWPQTTPPVIGEIPAYEIKNQAKYEAWRKTNVFEQKQKGYYGAYVKITLGNIGSAVSRQLIEALRPVIADDVRVTANQGLLLKFILPEHLPYVYSALEAAGFAEPGFDSIADITACPGTDTCNLGISNSTGIAKVLESVITDEFPDLIYNKDIKIKISGCMNSCGQHGIASIGFHGSSMKSGGKVLPALQVLLGGGIVGDGVGRVADKVIKVPSRRGPDVLRSLLHDYEINGAEKELFNEYYDRQGEKYFYELLKPLADLSTITPADYIDWGQAEDYATAIGVGECAGVIIDLVATLLLEAEEKVELANIAISKGAYADGIYHAYSSFVQGAKALLLGEGVSGNTQIGIINDFDKNFVATGKFSFETDFKTLVLQINGNEPTENFAKTYFQQALSFYNAAQAYRQKSAEPAQA, from the coding sequence ATGCAAAGCTTCAGAACAGAACTTGAAAATCCCATAGTACAGCAGGATATCATCGACCTGGAGAAGAAGATCCGCCTGTTCCGCGAAGGGGCTATCACGGACGAGAAATTCCGTAGCCTTCGCCTGGCGAGAGGGGTGTATGGTCAGCGTCAGCCCGGTGTGCAAATGGTGCGCATCAAATTGCCCTACGGCAAAATGACCCTGCAACAATGGAAACGCATCACAGAAGTATCCGACGAATATGCTACCAGCAACCTGCACCTGACCACCCGCCAGGATGTGCAGATACACTACGTGAGCCTCGACAGAACACCCGAGTTGTGGCATACGCTGGAACAGGATGAAATCACCATCCGTGAAGCCTGCGGTAACACCGTCCGTAACATTACAGCTTCCGACCGGGCCGGCATAGACCCGGAAGAACCATTTGATATTACTCCCTATGCTGACGCTACGTTCCGCTATTTCCTGCGTAACCCTGTCAGCCAGGAAATGGGCCGTAAAATAAAAATTGCTTTTTCCTCTTCTGAAAAAGATACTGCCTGGGCCTTCATGCACGACTTCGGCATGATCCCCAAAGTGAAAATCATCGATGGCAAAGAAGTGCGTGGCTTCAAAGTATTGGTAGGCGGTGGCCTGGGCGCACAGCCCTTTCTGGCCAAACCGGTATATGAGTTCCTGGAAACAGACCTGCTCATTCCCTATATCGAAAACGTATTGCGCGTGTTCGACCGCTACGGCGAAAGGACCAGCCGCAACAAAGCCCGCATGAAATTCCTCATCCAGAAAATAGGCATGGAGGAATTCGAGCGCCTCGTCAAAGAGGAATACAAAGCGGTGAAAGTGAAAAGCGTGCCGGTAGATGCAGACGCATGGCCTCAGACCACACCGCCGGTAATCGGCGAAATACCAGCTTACGAAATAAAAAACCAGGCGAAATACGAAGCGTGGAGAAAGACCAACGTGTTTGAACAAAAACAAAAAGGTTACTACGGCGCTTATGTGAAAATCACCCTGGGCAATATCGGCTCTGCTGTCAGCCGTCAACTGATAGAAGCGCTGCGCCCGGTCATTGCAGACGATGTAAGGGTGACCGCTAACCAGGGCCTGCTGCTGAAATTCATCTTACCGGAACACCTGCCTTACGTGTACAGCGCACTGGAAGCAGCCGGTTTCGCTGAGCCAGGGTTCGACAGCATCGCGGACATCACCGCCTGCCCCGGCACCGATACCTGCAACCTTGGTATCTCCAACAGCACAGGCATCGCTAAAGTACTGGAGTCCGTTATCACTGACGAGTTCCCGGACCTCATCTACAATAAAGACATCAAAATAAAAATCAGCGGCTGTATGAATTCCTGCGGCCAGCATGGTATCGCCAGCATCGGCTTTCATGGATCTTCCATGAAGAGCGGTGGTAAAGTATTGCCAGCCCTTCAGGTACTGCTGGGCGGCGGTATCGTTGGCGACGGCGTAGGACGTGTAGCCGACAAGGTTATTAAAGTGCCCAGCCGCCGTGGCCCGGACGTATTGCGCAGCCTCCTGCACGACTACGAAATCAACGGCGCGGAAAAGGAACTGTTCAATGAATATTATGACCGTCAGGGTGAAAAATATTTCTACGAACTGCTGAAACCACTGGCTGATCTCAGCACCATCACCCCGGCAGATTATATCGATTGGGGCCAGGCGGAAGACTACGCCACCGCTATCGGTGTAGGTGAGTGCGCCGGCGTTATCATCGACCTGGTAGCTACGCTGCTGCTGGAAGCGGAAGAAAAAGTCGAGCTCGCCAATATTGCCATCAGTAAAGGCGCTTATGCAGATGGTATCTACCATGCTTACTCTTCCTTCGTACAGGGCGCCAAAGCGCTGCTGCTCGGTGAAGGCGTAAGCGGCAACACCCAGATCGGTATCATCAACGATTTCGATAAAAACTTCGTGGCCACCGGCAAATTCAGCTTTGAAACTGACTTCAAAACACTGGTGCTGCAGATTAACGGTAACGAGCCTACGGAAAATTTCGCTAAAACCTACTTCCAGCAGGCACTGTCTTTTTATAATGCAGCCCAGGCTTACCGGCAGAAATCCGCTGAACCGGCGCAGGCATAA
- the hxpB gene encoding hexitol phosphatase HxpB, translating into MINTVIFDMDGLLVDSEPLWGIAMREVFATVGVNLSAELTHKTTGLRTREVVSYWHSYFKWEGKSTEQVTNEIIDSVTAKIIAEGKAMEGLQYILDFFKAKDFKMGLASSSPLRLIEAVLAHLHIRDSFQAVYSAEFEDYGKPHPAVYLACAKALNSDPLDCIAFEDSVTGMTAAKAARMTTVVVPEPHNRHDPRYALANMQLDSLLDFNDQRLSLLMQH; encoded by the coding sequence ATGATCAATACGGTAATATTCGATATGGACGGCCTCCTGGTAGATTCAGAGCCACTGTGGGGTATCGCGATGAGAGAAGTGTTTGCAACAGTAGGCGTCAACCTCTCCGCTGAGCTGACGCACAAAACCACCGGGCTTCGTACCCGCGAGGTGGTCAGCTACTGGCACAGCTATTTCAAATGGGAAGGTAAAAGCACCGAACAGGTGACCAACGAGATCATCGACAGCGTGACCGCTAAAATCATCGCGGAAGGCAAGGCGATGGAAGGGCTTCAATATATACTGGATTTTTTCAAAGCGAAAGACTTTAAAATGGGCCTGGCCTCTTCTTCACCCCTGCGGCTGATTGAAGCGGTACTTGCACATTTACATATACGTGATTCTTTTCAGGCGGTATACTCCGCAGAATTTGAAGACTACGGCAAACCCCATCCGGCGGTATACCTGGCCTGCGCCAAAGCACTCAACAGCGATCCGCTGGACTGCATCGCTTTTGAGGACTCCGTTACCGGTATGACAGCCGCCAAAGCCGCGCGCATGACCACCGTAGTGGTACCTGAGCCGCATAACCGTCACGACCCGCGTTACGCACTGGCCAATATGCAGCTGGATTCCCTGCTGGACTTCAATGATCAGCGGCTGTCCCTCCTCATGCAACACTAA
- a CDS encoding cyclase family protein produces the protein MKIIDLSKTIEYNKQDPWFMRIRIKHKAHRQSRSLIRFFLGLPAKLFPKGFEGWADDKIVSMGVHAATHIDAPWHYAPQVNGQPAKTIDQIPLEWCYGDGVVINMTHKADCEEITLADIRENLQQTGAVIQPGTIVLIYTGRDQYIGTREYPMRGTGMSAEATHWLIDQGVKVMGIDQWGFDLPLKYMVQKAKAEGKDDYFWQAHLVGRQKEYCHMEQLVNLGALPPHGFKVAVFPLKIKGASAAPARVVAMI, from the coding sequence ATGAAAATCATTGACCTGTCGAAGACTATCGAATACAATAAACAGGACCCCTGGTTTATGCGTATCCGTATCAAACACAAGGCCCACCGGCAAAGCCGTTCGCTGATCCGTTTTTTCCTCGGCCTGCCGGCAAAACTGTTCCCCAAAGGTTTTGAAGGCTGGGCAGACGATAAGATCGTAAGCATGGGCGTACATGCCGCTACGCATATCGATGCCCCATGGCATTATGCGCCGCAGGTAAACGGTCAGCCTGCCAAAACCATCGACCAGATACCACTGGAATGGTGTTACGGCGACGGCGTAGTGATCAATATGACACACAAGGCGGATTGTGAGGAGATAACGCTGGCGGATATACGAGAAAACCTGCAACAGACAGGTGCAGTGATTCAACCAGGCACCATCGTGTTGATCTATACCGGCCGTGACCAGTACATTGGCACCCGTGAATACCCGATGCGGGGCACCGGTATGAGCGCGGAAGCCACCCATTGGCTGATAGACCAGGGCGTGAAAGTAATGGGTATTGACCAGTGGGGATTTGATCTTCCGCTGAAATATATGGTGCAGAAAGCCAAAGCAGAAGGGAAGGACGACTATTTCTGGCAGGCCCACCTGGTAGGCCGGCAGAAAGAATACTGCCATATGGAGCAGCTGGTGAACCTCGGCGCATTGCCGCCGCACGGTTTTAAAGTGGCGGTTTTCCCGCTGAAGATCAAAGGCGCCAGTGCCGCACCTGCGCGGGTGGTGGCCATGATTTGA